A part of Magnetospirillum sp. ME-1 genomic DNA contains:
- a CDS encoding GHMP family kinase ATP-binding protein, with protein MSFFGGGTDYPAWYLKHGGVVLSAAIRQYCYITCRYFPPYFETAHRIVWSHIEVVSSFREILHPAVRVALPALGFRDDQGLEIHHQGDLPARTGIGSSSSFAVGLINALKALRGETISRHELALAAIDLEQNLLGDTVGSQDQVAAAYGGLNLIRFNTDGSFVVEPLGLSAEALAAFESRLLLVYTGSKRFASDMAKKLVENIEDKNDRLRRMYDLTFEAANTLREGRFDDFGRMLDETWQIKRSLDPSISTSAIDQIYQAARAAGALGGKLMGAGGAGFMAFYIPEGAEQSVRSALDGLIQVPFQVDHDGAALLEVYANLPRDQNR; from the coding sequence GTGTCTTTTTTTGGGGGAGGGACCGACTATCCGGCCTGGTACCTGAAACATGGCGGTGTCGTGCTGTCGGCGGCCATCCGCCAGTACTGCTACATCACCTGCCGGTACTTTCCGCCCTATTTCGAGACCGCCCACCGCATCGTCTGGTCCCATATCGAGGTGGTGTCGTCGTTCCGCGAGATCCTGCACCCGGCGGTGCGGGTGGCGCTGCCCGCGCTGGGCTTTCGCGACGACCAGGGGCTTGAGATCCATCACCAGGGCGACCTGCCGGCGCGGACCGGCATCGGCTCCAGTTCGTCCTTCGCCGTCGGCCTGATCAATGCGCTGAAAGCGCTGAGGGGCGAGACCATCAGCCGCCACGAACTGGCCCTGGCCGCCATCGATCTCGAACAGAACCTGCTGGGCGACACGGTGGGCTCCCAGGATCAGGTGGCGGCGGCCTATGGCGGGCTGAACCTGATCCGCTTCAACACCGACGGCTCCTTCGTGGTCGAGCCGCTGGGCCTGTCTGCGGAAGCCCTGGCGGCCTTCGAAAGCCGCCTGCTGCTGGTCTATACCGGCAGCAAGCGCTTCGCCTCGGACATGGCGAAGAAACTGGTCGAGAACATCGAGGACAAGAACGATCGCCTGCGCCGCATGTATGATTTGACCTTCGAGGCGGCCAACACCCTGCGGGAAGGCCGGTTCGACGATTTCGGCCGCATGCTGGACGAGACCTGGCAGATCAAGCGCAGCCTCGATCCCTCCATCAGTACCTCGGCCATCGACCAGATCTATCAGGCGGCCCGGGCGGCGGGGGCTCTGGGCGGCAAGCTGATGGGGGCCGGCGGGGCCGGCTTCATGGCCTTCTACATTCCCGAAGGCGCCGAGCAGTCGGTGCGCTCGGCCCTGGACGGCCTGATCCAGGTGCCGTTCCAGGTGGACCACGACGGCGCGGCCCTGCTGGAGGTCTATGCCAACCTGCCGCGTGATCAGAACCGATGA
- a CDS encoding DegT/DnrJ/EryC1/StrS family aminotransferase — MFYELAAPSWGEEEIAAAKRVIDSTFTTMGAEVKAFEAEFAAYFGAKHGIMVNSGSSANLIATAALFYKKERPLQRGDEVIVPALSWATTYHPLQQYGLRLKFTDIDLQTLNMAPSLLEKALTPKTRAIVAVSILGNPAAMDVIRAFADKHGLYLIEDNCESMDAELNGKKCGTFGDLNTFSFFFSHHISTMEGGIVLTDDDELADLCRSMRAHGWTRDLPPDSSIYSRKSNDHYEAYRFILPGYNVRPLEIEAAIGREQLKKLPGFTAIRRKNLQLFQQLLGGDERFIIQKENGKSSAFSFTVILNPARNPDRNKVFKALGEADIGFRIITGGNFLRHDVLKHYDYEVVNGGAPNADIAHDYGFFVGNHPFDIEPQLRRLHDVLDHVCR; from the coding sequence ATGTTCTATGAACTGGCCGCCCCAAGCTGGGGGGAAGAGGAAATCGCGGCTGCCAAGCGGGTTATCGACTCGACCTTCACCACAATGGGTGCCGAGGTCAAGGCGTTCGAAGCCGAATTTGCGGCCTATTTCGGCGCCAAGCACGGCATAATGGTGAATTCGGGATCGTCCGCCAATCTGATCGCCACCGCCGCGCTGTTCTACAAGAAGGAGCGGCCGCTCCAGCGCGGCGACGAAGTGATCGTGCCGGCGCTGTCGTGGGCGACCACCTACCACCCGCTGCAACAATACGGCCTGAGGCTGAAGTTCACAGACATCGACCTTCAGACCCTCAACATGGCGCCATCCTTGCTGGAAAAGGCCCTGACGCCGAAGACCCGCGCCATCGTCGCCGTGTCGATTCTGGGTAATCCGGCGGCAATGGACGTGATCCGCGCCTTCGCCGACAAACACGGCCTGTACCTCATCGAAGACAATTGCGAAAGCATGGACGCCGAATTGAACGGCAAGAAGTGCGGCACGTTCGGGGACCTCAATACCTTCAGCTTCTTTTTCTCCCATCACATCTCGACCATGGAAGGTGGCATCGTTCTGACGGACGACGACGAACTGGCCGATTTGTGCCGCAGCATGCGCGCTCACGGCTGGACCCGCGACCTGCCCCCGGACAGTTCGATCTATTCCAGGAAATCCAACGATCATTACGAGGCCTACCGCTTCATCCTTCCGGGCTACAACGTCCGCCCGCTGGAGATCGAGGCCGCCATCGGACGCGAGCAATTGAAGAAGCTGCCCGGCTTCACCGCGATTCGCCGCAAGAACCTCCAATTGTTTCAGCAGCTTCTCGGCGGTGATGAGCGGTTCATCATCCAGAAGGAAAACGGCAAGAGCTCGGCCTTTTCCTTTACGGTAATCCTCAATCCGGCCCGTAACCCTGACCGCAACAAGGTGTTCAAGGCTCTCGGCGAGGCGGACATCGGCTTCCGCATTATTACCGGCGGCAATTTCCTGCGCCACGACGTGCTTAAGCACTATGACTACGAGGTGGTCAACGGCGGAGCCCCCAATGCCGACATTGCCCATGACTACGGCTTTTTCGTCGGCAACCACCCCTTCGACATCGAGCCTCAATTGCGTCGGCTGCACGACGTTCTTGATCACGTTTGCCGCTAG